The genomic segment CCGGGAAGGAACTGCTCACGATCGTCGCCGACACCTGCGGCAGGCACGATACGTTAGGGGGCTCCTGCTCCGCGCAGAGCAATACGGTCCGCTATGCGCACGAGAAGGAACACATGCATAATTGCCGCGACACTTTTATGCTCCAGCTTGCCAAGCGAGGCGGAGACTATGGCAAGCGGGATCTGGCGCCGAACATCAATTTTTTCATGAACGTGCCCGTCACGTCGCAAGGCGGCTTGAAGTTCGACGACGGCGTATCGTCGCCGGGGGCTTACGTGGAGCTGCAGTCCCACGGCCGGACGACGGTGCTGATCAGCAACTGCCCGCAGCTGAACAATCCGTGCAATGCCTACAATCCGACGCCGATCCGCATCCTGATCTGGAACGAATAGCGACAAGCGATCATCACGAGCCTTGAGGGGAAAAAGGAGAGGAACGCCATGTTCACCAAAGTACTGATCGCCAACCGGGGCGCGATCGCCGTCCGAATCGAGCGCACGCTGCGCAAGCTGGGAATCGCGTCCGTCGCCGTCTATACGACGGCCGATCAAGATAGCCTGCACGTCGATCTCGCCGACGAAGCGGTGCTGATCGGAGACGGTCCGGCCAAGGAAAGCTACCTGAACGCGGAGCTCATCCTTCGCATCGCGAAGGAGCGCGGCGTCGACGCGATCCATCCGGGCTACGGCTTCCTGAGCGAAAATGCGGACTTCGCCCGGGCTTGCGAGGAGAACGGCATCGTCTTCATCGGACCTTCCCCGGCGCAGATGGAAGCGTTCGGGCTCAAGCACTCGGCCCGCGAGCTCGCGTCGAAGGCGCAGGTGCCGCTTCTGCCGGGCACGCCGCTCATCACGGAGCCGGACGAAGCGATCGCGCATGCGGATGCGATCGGCTATCCCGTTATCCTGAAAAGCACCGCCGGCGGCGGCGGCATCGGCATGCGCGTATGCGCGGACGAAGAAGCGCTGCGCGACGCGTTCGACAGCGTGCGGCGCCTGGCGGAGACGAACTTCAAGAACGGCGGCGTGTTCCTGGAAAAGTATATCGCCAAGGCGCGCCATGTGGAGGTTCAAATCTTCGGCAACCGGTTCGGCGAAGTCGTCGCGCTCGGCGAGCGCGATTGCTCCGTGCAGCGCCGCAACCAGAAGGTCGTCGAAGAGAGTCCGGCGCCCGGCTTCCCGGCCGACGTCAGAGCCGAGATGCTCGCCAGCGCGCGGCGGCTGGCGGCCGAAGCCGGCTACCGGAGCGCGGGCACGGTCGAATTCCTGTACGATCCGGCCGGCCTTCGTTTTTATTTCCTCGAGGTCAACACGCGGCTTCAAGTCGAGCACGGCGTTACCGAAGAAGTGCTGGGCATCGATCTCGTCGAGTGGATGATCCGCGAGGCGGCCGACGAGCTGCGGGATTTGGAGACGCTGTTCGGGCAGCCTGCCGGACACAGCATTCAAGCGCGCGTCTACGCCGAAGACTGCCTGCAGCAGTTCCGTCCGAGCGCGGGACAGCTCGATCAGGTGCGTTTGTCCGAACATGCGCGCAATGAGACGTGGGTGCGCGACGGCATCAC from the Cohnella hashimotonis genome contains:
- a CDS encoding urea amidolyase associated protein UAAP2; translation: MGAYHRVESTRKPEQAVYDDIILAGDGWMRDLESGQVLRIVDLEGNQAADTLFYDADRPEDHYAAAATIARQGNIYLTTGSVLVAESGKELLTIVADTCGRHDTLGGSCSAQSNTVRYAHEKEHMHNCRDTFMLQLAKRGGDYGKRDLAPNINFFMNVPVTSQGGLKFDDGVSSPGAYVELQSHGRTTVLISNCPQLNNPCNAYNPTPIRILIWNE